The Salicibibacter halophilus DNA window TTTCTGCATAAGGCCACTGAAATGAAGTGGCCTTTTTTCTAGTACTGACAGACTAGAAGTAGGAAGTGGGAGACGGGGGCATCACGAAGATTCGTTCTCCTTCTCTGACTTCTTACCTTTAGTATGGCTGTTTTGGCTAAACGATCGAACCCTCCGTTTGTCAGAAAAAAGAAGTACATATGTAGGTGGCAAGATGAGAAAAACGTACCGAATCAAAAGTAATGAAGAATTCGCTAAAATTTTTAGCGAAGGTAAGACGACCGCGAACCGTCAATTCGTTCTTTATGTCGTGGACAAACCCGGACAAGTTCATTTTAGGTATGGGGTGACGGTGGGGCGGAAGGTGGGAAACGCGGTTACGCGAAACCGACTGAAACGATGGATGCGCGAAATGATAAGGGAACATCAAAATGCTGTTCAAGCGGACAAGGATTATATTATTATAGCCAGGAAGTCTTTATTGTCGATGGAATATCATGCGGCAAGCAAAAGTTTCAGCCATGTTTTTAAACGGGCAGGGCTATGGCGGAGTTAAACCCGTGAGCCGGCTGCCGGAAAAGATAAATAACGGATGTGGGATATCATCGAGGAGGATGGTGGAAGGTGCGTAAGAAAATAGGACTGGCAACCATGCTAGTCGCATTAACAGCGGTCATGGCCGGTTGTATGAATCTTGATGAGCCGATTACCGAAAACCCTGACGGAATATGGGATACGATTTTTGTTTTTCCTCTTTCCTGGTTGATCACGACGATTGCGGAAGCAACCGGTGAAAACTACGGGCTAGCTATTATTATTGTTACGATTATCATACGTTTTTTAATCTTGCCTTTAATGATTAAACAAACAAAAAGTACAAAAGCCATGCAGGAATTACAGCCGGAGCTGTTGAAATTAAGAGAGAAGTATAGTGCGAAAGATCAAAAGACCCAGCAGAAATTGCAAGAAGAGACGATGAAACTTTTCAGTGAGAACAGCGTGAATCCACTGGCAGGTTGTTTGCCTCTCTTTATACAGATGCCGATCTTAATCGCCTTTTTTCACGCGATTATGCGGACAGAAGAAATTTTTAATCACCAATTCCTATGGTTCCAGCTTGGAGAACCCGACTTTATTTTACCAATCATTGCCGCTGCAACAACGTTTTTCCAACAGAAAATGATGATGGTAAACGCAAATCCGCAGATGCAGATTCTGCTTTATATGATGCCGATCATGATCGGGATATTTGCTTTCTTTTTCCCTGCAGCACTCGCGTTGTACTGGGTCGTAGGTAACTTCTTTATGATTGCGCAAACGTATTTCATTACAGGTCCGGGTGCGCAAGCCAAAAAAGAGAAACGCACAAATCCGGGAGGAGCGGAATAATCTTGAAAACCATTTCGGTGACGGGAAAATCGGTTGAGGAAGCGTTGGACAATGGGCTTACAGAACTACAAGTCAGTCGTGAGCAAGTTGATTACGTGGAGATCCAGACACCGA harbors:
- the rnpA gene encoding ribonuclease P protein component; translated protein: MRKTYRIKSNEEFAKIFSEGKTTANRQFVLYVVDKPGQVHFRYGVTVGRKVGNAVTRNRLKRWMREMIREHQNAVQADKDYIIIARKSLLSMEYHAASKSFSHVFKRAGLWRS
- the spoIIIJ gene encoding YidC family membrane integrase SpoIIIJ — its product is MRKKIGLATMLVALTAVMAGCMNLDEPITENPDGIWDTIFVFPLSWLITTIAEATGENYGLAIIIVTIIIRFLILPLMIKQTKSTKAMQELQPELLKLREKYSAKDQKTQQKLQEETMKLFSENSVNPLAGCLPLFIQMPILIAFFHAIMRTEEIFNHQFLWFQLGEPDFILPIIAAATTFFQQKMMMVNANPQMQILLYMMPIMIGIFAFFFPAALALYWVVGNFFMIAQTYFITGPGAQAKKEKRTNPGGAE